A genomic stretch from Xenopus laevis strain J_2021 chromosome 6S, Xenopus_laevis_v10.1, whole genome shotgun sequence includes:
- the cdk5r1l.S gene encoding cyclin-dependent kinase 5, regulatory subunit 1 (p35) like S homeolog has product MGTVLSLSPGSRKASLYDDGSGSLAHYTSVSKGSGQKSDKTLKRHSMFIPALTWKRLVASTKKKTSRKSTANNNYQKDVAHLNHENVKKSLSCANLSSYDSQPLAPLSSKQISSIKNVSNTSGGGSPKRVIVQASTSELLKCLGEFLCRRCYRLKHLSPTDPILWLRSVDRSLLLQGWQDQAFVTPANVVFVYLLCRDVIDGDSVATEHDLQATLLTCLYLSYSYMGNEISYPLKPFLVEAGKDAFWDRCLCIIDAMSSKMLRINADPHYFTQVFADLKNEGNRDEFSRVLDR; this is encoded by the coding sequence ATGGGGACCGTGCTCTCCTTATCCCCAGGCTCCAGGAAAGCCAGCCTGTATGATGATGGGTCCGGTTCCCTTGCCCATTACACCAGTGTTAGCAAGGGGAGTGGACAGAAGTCGGATAAGACCCTAAAGAGACACTCTATGTTCATCCCTGCCCTTACATGGAAAAGGCTGGTGGCTTCCACCAAAAAGAAGACCTCTCGAAAGAGCACGGCTAATAACAACTACCAGAAGGACGTTGCCCACTTGAACCATGAGAATGTGAAGAAGTCTTTATCTTGTGCCAATCTCTCTAGCTATGACAGCCAGCCTCTGGCACCACTCAGCTCCAAGCAGATATCCTCCATCAAAAATGTCTCCAACACCAGTGGTGGTGGCTCTCCAAAACGGGTCATTGTCCAAGCTTCCACTAGTGAATTGCTGAAATGCCTTGGGGAGTTCCTATGCAGGAGATGCTACCGGCTGAAACATTTGTCCCCCACTGACCCAATTCTCTGGCTGCGTAGCGTTGACCGTTCCTTGCTCCTCCAGGGATGGCAAGACCAGGCCTTTGTCACACCAGCCAATGTGGTCTTTGTCTATTTACTCTGCAGGGATGTCATTGACGGGGACTCTGTGGCCACCGAACATGACTTGCAAGCCACCCTTCTAACCTGCCTCTACTTGTCCTACTCTTACATGGGCAACGAGATATCCTACCCCCTCAAGCCCTTTCTGGTGGAAGCGGGCAAAGATGCCTTCTGGGACAGATGTCTTTGTATCATTGATGCCATGAGTTCCAAGATGCTCAGAATCAACGCCGACCCACACTACTTCACGCAGGTCTTCGCCGACCTCAAAAACGAAGGCAACCGAGATGAGTTCTCCAGAGTCCTTGACCGGTGA